In Vicinamibacterales bacterium, the following are encoded in one genomic region:
- a CDS encoding ATP-grasp domain-containing protein yields MRKGTSFMSLNVLLTAGSRRVPLLEGFRRALRDLRLAGSVHVTDVNPLSPTVLVADRAHLVPLSNDPGYLDCVTEICNRERIGLLIPTIDDELPLFSDARDRFARIGVCVAISDAFVTTLCNDKFATCAYLRDRRVAAAESYLPETLPDDVAFPVFVKPRFGRGSIGAFRADDRRQLDFFLSYVPDPVIQEYLNGPEFTIDLFCDFNGTPISIVPRERAVIRAGVIDRGRTVRDQVLIDLALTCCAVLKFEGPCNIQCRVVDGVPVIFEINPRFSGGIPLTIAAGADFPRMLVELAIGRDVKPVIGEFTPDLWITNYESSFFVDSTRLTALTERATGRRVTEVA; encoded by the coding sequence GTGAGAAAGGGCACGTCGTTCATGTCGCTTAACGTACTCCTTACGGCCGGCTCGCGGCGCGTTCCGCTGCTCGAGGGCTTCCGCCGTGCCCTCCGGGACCTCCGACTGGCCGGTTCGGTCCACGTGACCGACGTCAATCCGTTGTCGCCAACCGTGCTCGTGGCCGATCGGGCGCACCTGGTACCGCTCTCCAACGACCCGGGCTACCTGGACTGCGTCACGGAGATTTGCAACCGCGAACGGATCGGTCTGCTCATTCCGACGATCGACGACGAGTTGCCGCTGTTCAGTGATGCCCGCGACAGGTTCGCACGGATCGGCGTGTGCGTGGCCATCTCGGACGCGTTCGTCACGACGCTGTGCAACGACAAGTTCGCGACGTGTGCCTACTTGCGTGACCGGCGCGTGGCCGCCGCCGAGTCGTACCTGCCCGAGACGCTTCCCGATGACGTGGCGTTCCCTGTGTTCGTGAAGCCCCGCTTCGGCCGGGGGAGCATCGGGGCTTTTCGCGCGGACGACCGCCGCCAACTCGACTTCTTCCTGTCGTACGTGCCCGATCCGGTCATCCAGGAGTACCTCAACGGCCCTGAATTCACGATCGATCTCTTCTGCGACTTCAATGGGACGCCCATCTCCATCGTGCCCCGCGAACGCGCGGTCATCCGCGCCGGCGTCATCGACCGCGGACGGACGGTTCGCGATCAGGTGCTGATCGATCTGGCCCTCACCTGCTGCGCGGTCCTGAAGTTCGAGGGACCGTGTAACATCCAGTGCCGTGTCGTCGACGGCGTGCCAGTCATCTTCGAGATCAACCCACGATTTTCCGGCGGCATTCCACTGACGATTGCGGCCGGGGCCGACTTCCCGCGGATGCTGGTCGAACTCGCGATTGGTCGCGACGTGAAGCCGGTGATTGGCGAGTTCACACCGGATCTGTGGATAACCAATTACGAGTCGTCCTTCTTCGTGGATTCGACGCGGCTGACGGCATTGACCGAGCGCGCGACGGGGCGGCGCGTCACGGAGGTGGCATGA